Proteins from one Ricinus communis isolate WT05 ecotype wild-type chromosome 9, ASM1957865v1, whole genome shotgun sequence genomic window:
- the LOC8276168 gene encoding ethylene receptor 2, with product MLKPVASGLLMLSLLLISVSANDNGFSRCNCDDEGSLWSIESILDCQKVSDFLIAVAYFSIPIELLYFVSCSNVPFKWVLFEFIAFIVLCGLTHLLNGWTYGPHQFQLMLALTVFKILTALVSCATAITLFTLIPLLLKVKVREFMLKKKAWDLGREVGIIMKQKEAGLHVRMLTQEIRKSLDRHTILYTTLVELSKTLGLQNCAVWMPNEIRTEMHLTHELNGGNYSSMDNCSIPITDPDVVRIKGSDGVSILSPDSALAAGSSGDSGSPGPVAAIRMPMLRVCNFKGGTPEIIQACYAVLVLVLPGGEPRSWTNQELGIIKVVADQVAVALSHAAVLEESQLMREKLEEQNRALQQAKMNAMMASQARTAFQKVMSDGMKRPMHSILGLISMMQDGNLNTEQRILVDAMMKTSNVLSTLINDVMEISTKDSGRFPLEVRSFHLHATIKEAACLARCLCVYRGFGFSIEVDKCLPDNVMGDERRVFQVILHMVGNLLDGNDKRGSVVLRVLVENGSQERNDHKWAAWRHNTPDGDVYIRFEIIVQNDCSDSEGSRTAMQVGGRRYTSDGVDEGLSFSVCKKLVQLMHGKIWVVPNSQGIPQSMGLVLRFQLRPSISIAISESGESSDHPHSNSLLRGLQVLLADADDVNRAVTRKLLEKLGCCVVTVSSGFECLSAVGPATSFQIVLLDLQMPELDGFEVASRIRKFRSRSWPLIVALTACADEDVWERCVQIGMNGVIQKPILLQGIANELRRVLVQANKVI from the exons ATGTTAAAACCTGTAGCTTCTGGGCTGCTGATGCTCTCTTTACTCCTGATATCAGTATCTGCAAATGACAATGGCTTTTCGCGATGTAATTGTGATGATGAGGGCAGTTTATGGAGCATAGAGAGCATTCTAGATTGCCAAAAAGTGAGCGATTTCTTGATTGCTGTGGCATATTTTTCGATCCCTATTGAGCTGTTATACTTTGTTAGCTGCTCAAATGTCCCCTTCAAATGGGTCCTCTTTGAGTTCATTGCCTTCATTGTCCTTTGTGGATTGACCCATTTGCTCAATGGCTGGACCTATGGTCCTCATCAATTTCAACTCATGCTTGCTCTCACGGTCTTCAAGATCTTAACTGCTCTGGTTTCATGTGCCACTGCTATTACTCTCTTCACTCTCATTCCTTTGCTTCTTAAAGTGAAGGTAAGGGAATTTATGTTGAAGAAAAAGGCATGGGATCTTGGCCGTGAGGTTGGGATTATAATGAAGCAGAAAGAAGCTGGATTGCATGTTCGAATGCTTACTCAAGAGATTAGGAAATCACTTGATAGGCATACAATTCTATATACGACTCTCGTTGAGCTATCTAAGACATTGGGCTTGCAGAATTGTGCAGTGTGGATGCCGAATGAGATTAGAACGGAGATGCATTTAACCCATGAATTAAATGGGGGAAATTATTCAAGCATGGATAATTGTTCAATACCAATTACTGATCCTGATGTTGTTAGGATTAAAGGGAGTGATGGAGTGAGCATACTTAGCCCTGATTCAGCACTTGCTGCTGGGAGCAGTGGAGACTCTGGTTCGCCAGGACCTGTTGCTGCAATTCGGATGCCAATGCTTCGCGTTTGCAATTTTAAAGGGGGAACTCCTGAGATAATTCAGGCTTGTTATGCGGTATTGGTACTCGTTCTTCCAGGAGGTGAGCCTAGATCCTGGACCAACCAGGAATTAGGGATAATAAAAGTGGTAGCTGATCAGGTGGCTGTGGCTCTTTCCCATGCTGCAGTCCTAGAAGAGTCTCAACTTATGAGGGAGAAGTTGGAGGAACAAAACCGGGCATTGCAACAAGCAAAAATGAACGCAATGATGGCAAGTCAGGCTAGGACAGCGTTTCAGAAGGTAATGAGTGATGGGATGAAGAGACCCATGCACTCTATTTTAGGTTTGATTTCAATGATGCAGGATGGGAATTTAAATACTGAGCAACGGATTCTTGTCGATGCAATGATGAAGACTAGCAATGTGCTATCGACATTAATAAATGATGTAATGGAAATTTCAACAAAAGATAGTGGAAGGTTTCCTTTGGAGGTGAGATCATTCCATTTACATGCCACAATTAAAGAAGCAGCGTGTCTTGCCAGGTGTTTATGTGTTTATAGGGGATTTGGTTTTTCAATTGAGGTCGACAAGTGCTTGCCTGATAATGTAATGGGTGATGAGAGGAGGGTGTTTCAAGTGATTTTGCATATGGTTGGCAACCTGTTGGATGGCAATGACAAAAGAGGGTCTGTTGTACTTCGGGTTCTTGTGGAGAATGGAAGCCAGGAAAGGAATGATCATAAATGGGCAGCCTGGAGACATAACACTCCTGATGGTGATGTTTATATCAGATTTGAAATCATAGTGCAGAATGATTGTTCTGATTCAGAGGGCTCAAGAACTGCTATGCAGGTGGGTGGTAGGAGGTATACCAGTGACGGAGTTGACGAGGGCTTGAGCTTCAGTGTTTGCAAAAAGCTGGTCCAG TTAATGCATGGGAAGATCTGGGTGGTCCCCAACTCTCAAGGTATTCCTCAAAGCATGGGGTTAGTCCTTCGGTTTCAACTCAGGCCATCTATTTCCATAGCCATCTCTGAATCTGGAGAATCTTCAGATCATCCACATTCCAACTCTCTTCTTAGAGGCCTGCAAGTTCTGTTAGCCGATGCAGATGATGTGAATAGAGCTGTAACCCGGAAACTGCTTGAGAAGCTAGGTTGCTGTGTTGTTACTGTTTCATCTGGCTTTGAATGTCTTAGTGCTGTTGGCCCGGCTACATCCTTCCAAATTGTTCTTTTAGATCTTCAAATGCCCGAGTTGGATGGATTTGAAGTTGCATCAAGAATTAGGAAGTTCCGAAGCCGAAGTTGGCCATTGATTGTTGCCCTGACAGCATGTGCTGATGAAGATGTGTGGGAAAGATGTGTGCAGATTGGAATGAATGGCGTCATTCAGAAACCAATCTTGTTGCAAGGAATTGCCAATGAGCTTCGAAGAGTCCTCGTGCAGGCAAACAAGGTCATCTGA